GCCGGGGGAGTTGCCTTGCTGATCATTGTGGCCGTGGTCGGGGTTTATGTGGTGCGCCGCACCGTGCACGTTTCGGAAAGCCCATCGGGAAAGAGCGTGGAAATCCAGTCGCCCATCGGCAGCCTGAGCGTCAAGAAGGAGCCGCCGGAGACTGTTTTGGCGCGGCTCGGGATTCCGGCTTATCCGGGCGCCACGCCCGGCGAACATGCCGCTCAGGTCTCGTTCACCGACGGGGAAGAGGGCGCCGGGCTAACCGTGGTCAAGCTTGAGACCCCGGACCCTCTGGACAAAGTGGATGCCTTCTATCGCAAGGAGCTGGGTAGCCGCTTCAAGCGGGAGACGGAAAAAGGGATTGACGACAGCCATGGCCGCGGTCATTTGGTCATCGCCGCCAAGGATTCTGTTCTTTACTCGGAGGAAAAGGACGCCGAGGACACCTTCGTAGCCCTGGAAAAGAAAGGCCGCATCACGAGGATCTCCATCGTGAAGGTTGCAGAGCGGGAAGCGCAGTAGCAGAAGTCGCGACCCGTGACCAGCGACCTTGAGACAGGCGCTAAAAAGCCGAGCCCCGTCGTGCCAGGCTCGGCTTTTTGCTTAGGACTTTTTTCAGGCGCGCCCGAGGAGTCGAGCGATGCGCTTCTCGATGGGCGGGTGGGTGCTGAACAGGCTCATCAGGGTGCTGCCCGACAAGGGCTTGACGATAAAGAGGTGCGCTGTCGAGGGCGCCACATCCATCGGGATGCGCTTGTTGTAAGCTCCGAGTTTCTCGAGCGCCCGGGCCAAGCCGTAGGGATGGCCGGTCAGCCGGGCAGCGGTTGTGTCGGCTTCATATTCACGCGAGCGAGAAATGGCAAGCTGGATGATCAGGGCGGCAATGGGCGCGAGGATGAGCATCAAGAGCGCCACGAATCCGCCACCACGATTGTCATGGTCGCGGCCGCCACCGAAGAACACCGCAAATCGCCCCATGTAAGACAAATAGGTGATGGCGCCGGCAATCATCGCCGCCACCGAGCTGATCAGGATGTCGCGGTTGCGGACGTGGGCGAGCTCATGGGCAATGACCCCTTCGAGTTCCTCGTCGGTCATCAATTCGAGGATGCCCTGCGTCACCGCCACCGCCGCGTGTTGCGGGTTGCGGCCGGTGGCAAAGGCGTTTGGCGCCGCCGCCGGAAT
The DNA window shown above is from Candidatus Acidiferrales bacterium and carries:
- the htpX gene encoding zinc metalloprotease HtpX; translated protein: MNNFKTAFLLTALTLLLLFFGQLLGGPQGMTFALVFAVGMNLVAYFYSDKIALAMNGAQPVSREQAPRLYSIVERLVGQANLPMPRLYMIPAAAPNAFATGRNPQHAAVAVTQGILELMTDEELEGVIAHELAHVRNRDILISSVAAMIAGAITYLSYMGRFAVFFGGGRDHDNRGGGFVALLMLILAPIAALIIQLAISRSREYEADTTAARLTGHPYGLARALEKLGAYNKRIPMDVAPSTAHLFIVKPLSGSTLMSLFSTHPPIEKRIARLLGRA